One genomic segment of Chitinophaga sancti includes these proteins:
- a CDS encoding ABC transporter permease: protein MFRNYLKIAFRNIIRHKSYTTINVLGLAVGMASSILILLWVQHEKSYDRFHKNADQTYRVIVNASDFIAAVNPAGMPEGLKEVIPQIKNTVRLSHLEQHLFQVNELKFAEKRVFYADPSFLEIFNFGLVKGDAKTALNSVDGVLITQDMAQKYFGTENAIGKTLKIDNGSTITVTGVLANIPSNSHLQFDFILPMSAIANTSSDLINNTWTSFNFYTYIQLDKSFIPTPGALSKLNAAMTQVFKQHVPTMKAEYMAQPLTSIHLSPAAQVDLPGHGNVQYVNIFFIVAIFILIVACINFMNLATARSARRAKEVGLRKVIGALRGQLIRQFLAESLLISFFSLILALIIVCLFLPVFNLLADKDLTLHLKDVGILSGIALFTGLLSGIYPALILSGFQPIKVLKGNNNLPGGNLIFRNGLVIVQFVVSIVLLIGTVVVYKQLQYIRNSNLGFDKSNLVYIPINGEMSGKTHALRTALEQNPHTANYTIISELPINIYSGNLDVTWEGRDPNLQVVIPSMGVSENFTKVFQINVLRGRSFSTAFNDSSNYVINETAVKLMGMTADNAIGKPLSLNGTNGKIIGVIKDFNFKPIQQVIEPLILGLNKYGGYAVVKSQPGSTEATIKALEKISTDLNPSYPFTYSFLDQDLANQYKGEQQMSKIFNLFSMLAIFISSLGLYGLSAFLAQQKTKEIGVRKVLGASILNIIYLLTTGFTRLVLIAIVIAIPISIFAINNWLETFAYHIQVSWLTFVLAPLAALIIAWMTVSFEILKAAVVNPVISLKRD, encoded by the coding sequence ATGTTCAGAAATTATCTCAAAATCGCTTTTCGCAATATTATCCGGCATAAGTCCTATACCACCATCAATGTATTGGGCCTTGCAGTCGGTATGGCTTCCAGCATTTTGATATTACTATGGGTACAACATGAAAAAAGCTACGACCGTTTTCATAAAAACGCCGATCAGACCTATAGGGTCATTGTCAATGCCAGCGACTTTATAGCAGCAGTAAACCCTGCCGGGATGCCTGAAGGGTTAAAGGAGGTGATCCCCCAGATAAAGAATACAGTAAGGTTGAGCCATTTAGAACAACACCTCTTCCAGGTCAATGAACTGAAATTCGCAGAGAAAAGGGTATTCTATGCGGATCCGAGTTTTTTGGAGATCTTCAACTTTGGCTTAGTAAAGGGAGATGCCAAAACAGCACTAAATAGTGTTGACGGTGTCCTCATCACCCAGGATATGGCCCAAAAGTACTTCGGTACGGAGAATGCAATTGGGAAAACGCTCAAAATAGATAATGGCAGCACAATCACAGTAACAGGGGTATTGGCTAATATTCCTTCTAACTCCCACTTGCAATTTGATTTCATTTTGCCAATGTCTGCAATAGCGAATACCAGTTCAGACCTAATCAACAACACCTGGACAAGTTTTAACTTCTATACCTATATCCAATTGGATAAAAGTTTTATCCCTACACCAGGCGCGTTAAGCAAATTAAACGCCGCCATGACCCAGGTATTTAAACAACACGTACCCACCATGAAAGCGGAATACATGGCACAACCCCTGACCAGTATTCACTTATCGCCTGCAGCCCAGGTAGATTTGCCTGGTCATGGAAATGTACAATATGTGAATATCTTCTTTATAGTAGCAATATTCATATTGATAGTCGCCTGTATTAACTTCATGAACCTGGCCACAGCCCGTTCTGCAAGAAGAGCTAAAGAAGTAGGATTACGTAAAGTAATAGGCGCGCTAAGAGGTCAATTGATCAGGCAGTTTTTGGCTGAGTCATTATTAATATCCTTCTTCTCATTGATACTGGCTTTAATAATAGTCTGCTTATTCCTCCCTGTCTTCAATTTACTGGCGGATAAAGATCTAACACTCCATTTAAAGGATGTAGGTATCCTATCAGGTATCGCACTCTTCACTGGCCTGCTGTCTGGCATTTACCCTGCACTTATTCTCTCAGGATTCCAACCAATCAAAGTATTAAAAGGGAATAACAACCTCCCCGGAGGCAACCTGATCTTCCGCAATGGGCTGGTGATCGTGCAATTTGTAGTATCTATTGTTTTATTAATAGGAACAGTAGTCGTGTATAAACAACTCCAATACATCAGGAACAGCAACCTTGGGTTTGACAAATCCAACCTGGTCTATATACCTATCAATGGCGAAATGTCAGGCAAAACACACGCATTACGAACTGCATTAGAACAAAATCCACATACCGCTAATTATACGATCATATCTGAACTACCTATCAATATCTACAGCGGCAATTTGGATGTAACCTGGGAAGGGAGAGATCCTAATTTGCAGGTGGTCATCCCCAGCATGGGCGTAAGTGAAAACTTTACAAAGGTCTTTCAAATAAACGTGTTGAGAGGGAGAAGCTTCTCTACCGCATTTAATGACTCAAGCAATTATGTGATCAATGAAACGGCTGTGAAACTAATGGGTATGACAGCCGATAACGCCATAGGCAAACCACTATCATTAAATGGTACTAATGGCAAAATCATTGGTGTGATAAAAGATTTCAATTTCAAACCTATACAACAGGTCATTGAACCACTCATCTTAGGGCTCAATAAATATGGCGGGTATGCAGTAGTCAAAAGCCAACCAGGTAGTACGGAAGCGACCATCAAAGCCTTAGAGAAAATAAGCACAGACCTGAACCCTTCCTATCCTTTCACATATAGCTTCCTGGACCAGGACCTGGCTAATCAATACAAAGGAGAGCAGCAGATGAGCAAGATCTTCAATTTATTTTCCATGCTGGCGATCTTCATTTCCAGCCTGGGATTATATGGTCTTTCTGCCTTCCTTGCACAACAAAAGACTAAAGAGATTGGGGTGAGAAAGGTATTAGGCGCTTCTATCCTAAATATCATTTACCTATTAACCACAGGATTTACCCGATTAGTACTCATCGCAATTGTCATCGCCATCCCTATTTCCATATTCGCCATCAATAACTGGCTGGAAACCTTTGCTTATCACATTCAGGTGAGCTGGCTCACATTTGTGCTAGCGCCACTGGCTGCTTTAATCATCGCTTGGATGACCGTTAGCTTTGAAATATTGAAAGCGGCAGTAGTAAACCCAGTCATCAGCCTAAAAAGAGATTAA
- a CDS encoding class I SAM-dependent DNA methyltransferase, translating into MIDIYSQIESKLKALRYNTSPLEFILDFLRALQFPQSTIDKLISGYEAAANPQDEHIVNGKYLFKYIPHHHLSETLNNLLTKGKIKTAVTFVFIFNSTNTLVFLKESKDYVITSHAELFKQLELLLPLAGLSAPKVKLINKDVNVAEIAGGLYNALRLCNKNQDDGLQLFLLQLLVMSFVNSFDKEANRSIEKYYKHISSESGEKITQYTFDLLRYVKGEDQSKLPTFIGSIPTIKVDLFDTIKEFTIDKKAAGLIVSLLCIEWNDLSSDTIGSLIYKFVGGSETSGLHYTSTANVNKILNPLLLDDLYLTLSKSKENEDALQALVKRINAIQILDPTNGPGCYLNIAFKELFTFLYNVEIEFEKFSTKSGVTILDSLKNFHGIISNLFGVHLSRFTLSVTYFQYFRDKYSSEEFKTIYNSPHIIHGNPLQWSWEKVCPNEGATYIVGSPVFKGAKKLSDKEKADLKVAFNGSDNISSLDYCSAWLYKASQYIGHTSSKAAFAVTNSLTQGEQVSVLWPKIFDNGCVIDFGYTSFKWKNSISQNTGVTVVIIGLSSAENGATHRLYSGAKVYTTPIIGPYLNIGSVTIIQRRKKCLVTHYPKLSKGNMPYEEGHLLLNKKELMAILQEDPSAKRFIKKIVGSDEFINSIGRWCIWVKDEDLADALQVVPIRRQIDAVRDYRSKSSDKNVQRMAGRPHQFREVLFTTTQSIVVPSVSSENRVYIPMGFIGPDTIVSNLAFIVYDCEPWILGILTSKMHLIWIKTVCGQLETRIRYSSELGYNNFPFPKLSEDKKEKLSKLVFNILRIRECYSEMTLGKMYEEENMPGDLRVVHQELDLFVDKCYSDEPFESETDRITCLFNLYEGIVTK; encoded by the coding sequence ATGATCGACATCTATAGTCAGATAGAATCTAAGCTTAAAGCCCTGAGATATAATACGAGCCCGCTTGAGTTCATATTAGACTTTCTTCGGGCTTTACAGTTTCCCCAATCAACAATCGACAAGTTAATCTCAGGCTACGAAGCCGCTGCGAATCCACAAGACGAACACATCGTGAATGGGAAGTACCTATTCAAATACATTCCACATCACCACTTATCGGAGACGCTCAACAACTTGTTAACCAAAGGGAAAATCAAAACCGCAGTCACATTCGTCTTTATCTTTAATTCGACGAATACGTTGGTTTTCTTAAAAGAGTCCAAAGACTATGTGATTACTAGTCATGCGGAGCTATTTAAACAACTTGAACTACTATTGCCCTTAGCAGGTCTATCTGCGCCGAAGGTAAAGTTAATCAATAAGGATGTCAACGTCGCCGAAATAGCTGGAGGACTATACAATGCTTTGAGACTGTGCAATAAAAATCAAGACGACGGTTTGCAGCTATTCTTGTTGCAATTGTTAGTGATGTCATTTGTTAATTCCTTTGATAAAGAAGCTAATAGGTCGATCGAGAAGTACTACAAACACATTTCAAGCGAATCAGGTGAAAAGATCACACAATATACCTTTGACCTGCTGCGATACGTGAAAGGCGAAGATCAATCAAAATTGCCCACATTCATAGGGTCTATACCAACCATCAAGGTTGATCTATTTGATACGATTAAAGAATTCACAATCGATAAAAAAGCAGCAGGATTGATCGTTTCCCTCCTGTGTATTGAATGGAATGATCTCAGTTCCGATACGATTGGCAGTTTGATTTATAAGTTCGTTGGCGGTAGTGAAACGTCAGGACTTCATTATACCTCCACCGCGAATGTGAATAAGATATTGAACCCATTATTACTGGACGACCTATACCTTACACTTTCTAAATCCAAGGAGAACGAAGACGCTTTACAAGCATTAGTCAAAAGAATCAACGCTATCCAAATATTAGATCCGACCAACGGACCAGGTTGTTACTTAAACATTGCTTTTAAAGAGTTATTCACATTTCTATATAATGTGGAGATTGAGTTCGAGAAATTCTCGACTAAAAGTGGTGTGACCATCCTTGATTCATTAAAAAATTTCCATGGGATCATCAGTAACCTCTTCGGCGTTCATCTGTCAAGGTTTACGTTGTCGGTGACTTATTTTCAATACTTCCGGGACAAATATAGCAGCGAGGAATTTAAGACCATTTACAACTCCCCACATATCATTCACGGGAATCCGCTTCAGTGGAGTTGGGAAAAGGTATGCCCGAATGAGGGAGCGACTTATATTGTCGGTAGTCCGGTATTTAAGGGCGCCAAAAAATTGAGTGACAAAGAAAAGGCGGATCTTAAAGTCGCTTTTAACGGATCAGATAATATTTCCTCGCTAGACTACTGCTCCGCCTGGTTATACAAAGCATCACAATACATAGGTCACACTTCGTCAAAGGCGGCATTTGCTGTTACGAACAGTTTAACACAAGGCGAACAGGTAAGCGTATTATGGCCCAAAATATTTGATAACGGGTGTGTGATAGATTTTGGATATACGTCTTTCAAGTGGAAGAATAGCATTTCTCAGAATACAGGTGTTACCGTAGTGATTATTGGGCTCAGCTCAGCTGAGAACGGGGCTACACATCGATTGTATTCAGGAGCGAAAGTATATACAACGCCGATAATAGGTCCCTACCTCAATATTGGTTCTGTAACCATCATTCAAAGGAGAAAAAAATGTTTGGTAACACACTATCCTAAATTATCAAAAGGGAATATGCCCTATGAAGAAGGCCACTTACTTCTTAACAAAAAAGAATTGATGGCTATATTACAAGAAGATCCTTCCGCCAAAAGATTTATCAAAAAAATAGTCGGTTCTGATGAATTTATTAATTCAATCGGCAGATGGTGTATCTGGGTAAAAGATGAGGACTTAGCGGATGCACTTCAAGTAGTACCTATAAGAAGACAGATAGATGCAGTAAGAGATTACAGAAGCAAAAGCTCTGATAAAAATGTGCAAAGAATGGCTGGAAGGCCACATCAATTTCGGGAGGTGTTATTTACGACCACTCAATCTATCGTAGTCCCCTCAGTATCTTCCGAAAATAGAGTGTATATCCCGATGGGCTTTATTGGTCCTGATACGATCGTGTCGAATCTGGCATTTATCGTGTATGATTGCGAGCCATGGATATTGGGAATATTGACTTCCAAAATGCACTTGATCTGGATTAAAACAGTATGCGGCCAATTAGAAACCAGGATTCGATATAGCTCCGAACTTGGCTATAATAACTTCCCCTTCCCGAAGTTGAGCGAAGACAAGAAAGAAAAATTATCCAAACTTGTATTTAACATCCTTAGAATAAGGGAATGCTACTCTGAAATGACGCTCGGGAAAATGTATGAAGAGGAGAACATGCCTGGTGATTTGAGAGTAGTACACCAGGAATTAGATTTATTCGTCGACAAATGTTATAGCGACGAACCTTTTGAAAGTGAAACCGATCGAATCACCTGTCTGTTCAATTTATATGAAGGCATTGTTACTAAGTAA
- a CDS encoding helix-turn-helix transcriptional regulator, with protein sequence MQRQVAAELDIDTAYVSKMESNEKPVSRTNLTKLAVYLEVDENKLLILWLADKLCNIAKGEAVAIEALEAAHSELISQLNKGV encoded by the coding sequence ATGCAACGTCAAGTAGCTGCGGAGCTTGACATCGATACTGCTTACGTCAGCAAAATGGAAAGTAATGAAAAGCCGGTAAGTAGAACCAATCTTACCAAACTGGCCGTCTATCTGGAAGTAGACGAAAATAAACTGCTGATTCTTTGGCTGGCAGATAAACTATGTAATATTGCCAAAGGAGAAGCGGTTGCCATTGAAGCGCTGGAAGCTGCGCACAGCGAATTAATTAGTCAGTTGAACAAAGGCGTGTAA
- a CDS encoding DEAD/DEAH box helicase, with product MNIINVQYNQTGKSQLTDNNGMREMQQRAYAANQSQYILLKSPPASGKSRALMFIGLEKLKNQNIKKVIVAVPERSIAKSFSANKLSLQGFHSDWEPNERFNLCSPGGESRKVEAFKEFMRLEDEKILICTHSTLRFAFDKIGSESFNNCLLAIDEFHHVSADYENKLGELLRDIMRNTNAHIIAMTGSYFRGDSIPVLMPEDEIKFTKVTYNYYEQLDGYKYMKSLGIGFHFYQEKYIGALKYVLDLNKKTIIHIPSVNSGESTKEKLREVDQIFDIIGTVEHIDAENNIFHLRTADGRLLKVADLVNDDPMLRSKTINYLRNINNIEDIDIILALGMAKEGFDWPYCEHALTIGYRGSLTEIIQIIGRCTRDSMNKEHAQFTNLIAEPDAESDEITNSVNNILKAITASLLMEEVLAPKFKFNPKINKLEHQDEHTINIKGLNGDLTDNVKNIIMNDLTDLKARILQDSEISKALPGNVPAETINKVMIPKIIREVYPELDEEENTTLSEYIVAQTVLNTSSISQVGNKKFIQLADKFINVDELDIDLIMSVNPFQNAFEVLSKSLTPKVFKAIQQCIRALKIKMTDDEAVYLWPKINEFVRITGKQPNIDSLDPAERRMAEAIIYLKQLKLNATNAQK from the coding sequence ATGAATATTATAAACGTTCAATATAATCAAACTGGCAAAAGCCAGTTGACCGACAATAATGGGATGCGTGAAATGCAGCAAAGAGCTTATGCGGCTAATCAATCACAATATATTCTACTAAAGTCGCCACCGGCATCCGGTAAAAGCAGGGCGTTAATGTTTATCGGTTTGGAGAAATTGAAAAATCAAAATATAAAAAAGGTAATTGTAGCAGTTCCAGAAAGATCAATCGCTAAATCCTTCTCTGCTAACAAATTATCCCTACAAGGGTTTCATTCAGATTGGGAGCCGAATGAAAGATTCAATTTGTGTTCGCCAGGCGGAGAAAGTAGGAAAGTAGAGGCGTTCAAAGAATTCATGCGACTGGAAGATGAGAAAATTCTGATCTGTACACATTCGACCCTTCGCTTTGCATTTGACAAAATTGGATCTGAAAGTTTTAATAATTGTCTGTTAGCCATCGATGAGTTTCACCATGTCTCCGCCGATTATGAAAATAAGCTGGGTGAGTTGTTGCGAGACATTATGCGAAACACCAATGCACATATCATCGCGATGACGGGCTCCTACTTCCGTGGAGATTCCATCCCAGTATTGATGCCTGAAGACGAAATCAAATTCACAAAAGTAACCTACAACTACTATGAGCAATTAGACGGGTATAAGTACATGAAGTCCTTAGGGATCGGCTTTCACTTTTACCAGGAGAAATACATCGGCGCCCTCAAATATGTACTCGACCTGAATAAGAAAACAATCATACATATCCCTAGCGTGAATTCCGGAGAGTCTACAAAAGAGAAACTCAGGGAAGTGGATCAAATATTCGACATCATCGGTACAGTGGAGCACATCGACGCCGAGAACAATATATTCCATCTAAGAACTGCGGACGGACGCCTCCTGAAAGTAGCGGACCTGGTCAATGACGATCCGATGTTAAGATCCAAAACGATCAATTACTTAAGGAACATCAATAATATTGAGGATATCGATATTATACTTGCGCTAGGAATGGCGAAAGAAGGTTTCGATTGGCCTTATTGTGAACATGCATTGACCATCGGCTACAGAGGTTCATTGACTGAAATCATACAAATCATTGGCAGATGTACACGTGACAGTATGAATAAGGAACATGCACAATTTACCAATCTAATTGCCGAACCTGATGCAGAAAGCGATGAGATTACTAACAGCGTCAATAATATACTTAAGGCGATAACCGCTTCGTTATTGATGGAAGAAGTGCTAGCTCCTAAATTCAAATTCAATCCGAAAATAAATAAGTTAGAACACCAAGATGAGCACACCATCAATATAAAGGGCTTGAATGGGGATTTGACGGATAATGTAAAGAACATTATCATGAACGACCTTACAGACTTAAAAGCACGGATATTGCAGGATAGTGAAATCTCAAAGGCCCTGCCTGGCAATGTGCCTGCTGAAACAATCAACAAGGTGATGATTCCAAAAATCATCCGTGAGGTATACCCAGAATTGGATGAGGAGGAAAACACTACCTTAAGCGAGTATATAGTTGCACAAACTGTATTAAATACATCGTCTATATCACAAGTTGGAAATAAGAAATTCATTCAACTCGCCGATAAATTTATAAACGTCGATGAACTGGACATAGATCTGATTATGTCAGTCAATCCATTCCAAAATGCATTCGAGGTATTGTCAAAATCACTGACACCTAAAGTATTTAAAGCGATACAACAATGCATCAGGGCGCTAAAAATTAAAATGACAGATGATGAGGCTGTTTATTTATGGCCTAAGATCAATGAGTTCGTCCGCATTACGGGGAAACAACCGAATATCGATAGTTTAGATCCAGCAGAACGACGCATGGCGGAAGCGATCATTTATTTAAAGCAGTTAAAATTAAACGCGACCAATGCCCAAAAGTAA
- a CDS encoding GIY-YIG nuclease family protein — protein MPKSNDKISTIFDNDPFGLLNANAANNSERREDNRLIDSFEEISQFYSEHEREPDTRNIVEFQLKSRLDAIRSNPNKVRFLKKYDFYGLLAGAGVKDVGVNDILENDSLGILDEEDESDIFKLKFAKPSERIKPDYLSRRKACKDFDLYEGMFKTIHGDLKSGQRRLIEFNEKSLLPGRFFILNGVTFFLKTIDGKTEMNDFKSGGRNRFDGNTLCIFDNGTESDMLYRSLVKAMNLDGFMVSEPVKRVKNQVEEVNDIFNGYLYVLKSKSTNPHVSSIENLYKIGYTTNSVTQRINNAKNEATYLFSDVEVIATYRCLNIKTAAIENLIHVFFQAARLEVELNDIQGNLYIPKEWFSIPLKVIVTAIELIISNELEKYFFEPKIQEIVKRRLE, from the coding sequence ATGCCCAAAAGTAACGATAAGATATCCACCATATTTGACAACGATCCTTTTGGACTGTTGAACGCTAACGCAGCGAATAACAGTGAGAGGAGAGAAGATAATAGACTAATCGATTCATTCGAAGAAATCAGCCAGTTCTACAGTGAACATGAGCGAGAGCCTGATACACGAAACATAGTTGAATTCCAGCTTAAGTCCAGACTGGATGCGATTCGTTCCAATCCAAACAAAGTACGTTTTTTAAAAAAATATGACTTTTATGGCCTATTGGCTGGGGCTGGTGTAAAAGACGTAGGTGTGAATGATATATTAGAAAATGACAGTCTCGGCATTTTGGATGAAGAGGACGAATCGGATATTTTTAAATTAAAGTTTGCCAAGCCGTCAGAAAGGATAAAGCCTGATTACTTGTCTAGAAGAAAAGCTTGCAAGGATTTTGATTTGTATGAAGGGATGTTTAAAACAATTCATGGAGATCTGAAATCGGGGCAGCGGAGATTGATAGAATTTAATGAGAAATCTCTACTACCTGGCCGCTTCTTCATATTGAACGGGGTGACGTTTTTCCTGAAAACCATTGACGGTAAGACAGAAATGAATGATTTTAAAAGCGGTGGTAGAAATCGATTTGACGGTAATACGTTATGCATATTTGATAATGGGACAGAGTCCGACATGCTTTATAGGTCTCTGGTCAAGGCGATGAATTTGGACGGGTTCATGGTCAGCGAACCAGTAAAACGAGTTAAAAATCAGGTAGAGGAAGTTAATGACATTTTCAATGGTTATCTATATGTGCTAAAATCCAAATCGACCAATCCGCATGTTTCCTCAATTGAGAATTTATATAAAATTGGCTATACGACAAATAGCGTAACACAAAGGATCAACAATGCGAAGAATGAAGCGACTTATCTTTTTTCCGATGTGGAAGTGATAGCGACATATCGCTGTTTGAATATAAAAACTGCGGCGATCGAGAATTTAATACATGTTTTTTTTCAGGCAGCGAGATTGGAAGTTGAATTGAATGACATACAAGGGAATTTATATATACCGAAGGAATGGTTTTCAATTCCACTGAAGGTAATAGTAACCGCCATAGAATTGATAATTAGTAATGAGTTAGAGAAATATTTCTTTGAGCCGAAAATTCAGGAGATCGTCAAGCGGCGATTGGAATAA
- a CDS encoding DNA cytosine methyltransferase: MRTIDLFSGCGGMSLGFQNAGAEILAAYDNWKPAIDVYEQNFDHPIHNVDLSSEEAITDIRNLNPDLIVGGPPCQDFSSAGHRNEKLGRADLTVAFANIVSEVRPNYFVMENVSTITKSPILPKIVSTLKGAGYGLTQITLDASFCGVPQKRKRFFLIGIQGAEDNVLYEPLTKKLGKKPMTIFDYLGNSLGLEYYFRVPRSYSRRGIFSIHEPSMTIRGVDRPVPKGYPGHPNDPIAVTEDLRGLTAIERSYLQTFPTTFNFTGSKTNLNQMIGNAVPVKLAEFIATSLLEYHQNLGR, from the coding sequence ATGAGAACTATAGATTTATTTTCAGGATGTGGCGGAATGTCTTTAGGATTTCAAAATGCGGGGGCTGAGATTTTAGCGGCTTATGATAACTGGAAGCCTGCGATTGACGTGTACGAACAAAACTTCGATCATCCGATTCATAATGTAGACCTTTCTTCAGAAGAAGCTATTACTGATATAAGAAATTTGAATCCTGATCTAATTGTCGGCGGTCCTCCTTGTCAGGACTTTTCTAGCGCCGGTCATAGAAATGAGAAATTAGGACGCGCGGACTTGACAGTAGCTTTTGCAAATATCGTTTCAGAAGTACGGCCAAACTATTTTGTAATGGAGAACGTATCCACCATTACTAAGAGCCCTATCCTTCCTAAAATAGTCTCCACATTGAAAGGGGCCGGTTACGGACTGACTCAAATTACCTTAGACGCTAGCTTCTGCGGCGTACCCCAAAAAAGAAAGCGATTCTTTTTAATTGGAATACAAGGCGCAGAAGATAATGTATTATACGAGCCGCTGACCAAAAAGCTGGGCAAAAAACCCATGACTATCTTCGATTACCTGGGCAATAGCCTTGGATTGGAATATTACTTCAGGGTGCCAAGATCTTATTCCAGACGCGGAATATTTAGCATTCATGAACCTTCAATGACAATTAGAGGGGTGGACAGACCCGTTCCTAAAGGATATCCCGGACACCCGAACGATCCTATCGCGGTAACTGAAGATCTGAGAGGGCTGACCGCAATCGAGCGAAGCTATCTTCAAACCTTTCCAACAACCTTTAACTTCACTGGATCAAAAACTAATTTGAATCAAATGATCGGTAATGCGGTTCCTGTAAAACTCGCGGAATTCATCGCCACTTCGTTATTAGAATATCATCAAAATTTAGGTAGATGA
- a CDS encoding DNA mismatch endonuclease Vsr has translation MADVFDKEKRAAIMSKVKQKDTQPELIVRKFLFANGFRFRKNVTTLPGSPDIVLPKYKTAIFVNGCFWHGHKDCRHSNLPSSNREYWEKKVTRNIARDDTNVAKLESLGWRVIIIWTCEIGKKSQKEAFLNDLLNKLRNDHS, from the coding sequence ATGGCAGATGTATTTGATAAGGAGAAGCGGGCTGCGATAATGTCTAAGGTAAAACAAAAGGATACTCAACCCGAATTAATAGTAAGAAAATTTTTATTTGCAAACGGCTTTCGATTCAGGAAAAATGTGACGACATTACCTGGATCGCCGGATATTGTGTTACCGAAATATAAGACGGCGATATTTGTGAACGGTTGTTTTTGGCATGGGCATAAGGACTGTAGACATTCGAATCTTCCCAGTAGTAATAGAGAGTATTGGGAGAAGAAAGTTACAAGGAATATAGCAAGGGATGATACAAATGTTGCGAAGTTGGAGAGTCTTGGTTGGAGGGTGATCATCATTTGGACATGTGAGATTGGAAAAAAGAGTCAGAAGGAGGCTTTTTTAAATGATTTACTAAATAAGTTAAGAAACGATCATTCATAA
- a CDS encoding DNA cytosine methyltransferase yields the protein MRAIDLFCGCGGMSLGFQKAGFEMIAAYDNWKAAVETYNENFDHAAHLRDITDPELVNELRAMGADIIIGGPPCQDFSIAGKGNHNGERANLTATFSEIVCTIRPTYFVMENVYNIEKMAILEKAKRNFKEAGYGLTYKVFDASLMGVPQARKRFFMIGKLNADDNFILDVLDSQLSKKPMTVHEYLGDLLETEYYYMHPRSYARRAVFSVHEPSSTIRGVNRPIPQNYQPHPADKTADIKKVKSLSTIERSLIQTFPRSFKWNRSKTENEQLIGNAVPVSMANYIAKSILKFDETAD from the coding sequence ATGAGGGCAATTGATTTATTCTGTGGCTGCGGAGGAATGAGTTTAGGATTTCAAAAGGCCGGGTTCGAGATGATTGCTGCTTATGACAACTGGAAGGCAGCCGTAGAAACATATAATGAAAATTTTGACCACGCCGCTCATTTAAGAGATATCACGGATCCGGAACTGGTCAATGAGCTGAGGGCAATGGGGGCTGATATCATCATAGGAGGCCCTCCCTGCCAGGATTTCAGTATTGCAGGGAAAGGGAATCACAACGGAGAAAGGGCCAACTTAACGGCTACCTTTTCTGAAATAGTATGTACCATTAGGCCTACATACTTTGTCATGGAAAACGTATACAATATTGAAAAAATGGCTATATTGGAAAAAGCTAAACGTAACTTTAAAGAAGCTGGCTATGGGTTGACTTATAAAGTATTTGACGCCAGCTTAATGGGAGTACCCCAGGCAAGAAAGCGCTTTTTCATGATAGGTAAACTAAACGCCGATGACAATTTCATATTGGATGTGTTAGATTCCCAGTTGAGTAAGAAGCCGATGACTGTGCATGAATATTTAGGAGATCTGTTAGAGACCGAATACTATTATATGCATCCCAGAAGTTATGCTAGAAGAGCCGTATTTAGTGTTCATGAACCTAGTTCGACAATTCGTGGGGTAAATAGACCCATCCCACAGAACTATCAGCCTCACCCAGCTGATAAAACAGCGGATATCAAAAAAGTGAAATCACTCTCGACCATTGAACGTAGTTTGATACAAACTTTCCCCCGATCGTTCAAATGGAATAGAAGTAAAACAGAAAACGAACAGTTGATCGGGAACGCCGTTCCTGTATCAATGGCAAACTATATAGCGAAAAGTATATTGAAATTTGACGAAACAGCTGATTAA